The sequence TCCAGAGAGCCCAGGCAACTAGGATGAGATAATGTCAATGACAAAAGGGAGATGCAGACAACCTTTCGGGCTACTGACTACTGTGGGCAAATATATTGCCAACATGCCACAGCAAATGGGCAGTGAATAAATAGATGCGTTCGGATTTCAAAAGCTGATACATATTACATGACACAGGAATAGTCTTGCAGGAAAAAGTTTTTACGGTCAAGTATAGCCCGCGTGTTCAGCCAGTCTTGCAATTTGCAAAAGAAGCAATGCAAACACTTCATGTTTGTAGAGATATCAAATGCTACTAGAAACTTTTGAAATATACCTATCTCGACCAACTACAATCCCATGTGAAAGCACATGCTAGCTCGTGGCAGCTCAATATATATTTGCTTAACGTGAAGCCTCCACCGATCAAAGAGTTTCTTCATTATGACCTCATCAATCGGTCCCCAGGTCTACTCATTTAACGATGTCAGTCTGTCGTGGATGCGCCACTCTTCTCCATATATGCGAGTAGATCGAGACTGGATGGAGGATACACGCAAAACAAAGTCTGCTTTGATGTAGCCCGGTGACTAATCACGCGTCCTCATCTGGCCAATCACATGCATGTACCAGTTAATGGGTGCATGATGTTCCCTGCATAAAGAAAATGTTAAGTGAGATTGAGAGAGAATCAAGATAAATGATAAATGTAAAAAGTTCTTTATTGATCGAAGATTTGGGGGTATTTATACCCCATGTACAAGGCGGTAATTACATATGTGGTAATTGGTGGTTGCTAATTACCCAACTGACCTAAGCATGGATTATTAGGAGTTACTTATTCCTTACGAAAAAAGGTGTATGTGATGTAATGTCTAGCTAGCTACTGGAAAAACCTATCAGTTAATGAACTGGCACCTGTTACGTTCCTAACAAAATTGACTTAACTCGTTTGCTTAGTTGGTTGATTCGAGTACTTAGATCTATGGACTAAATAACCAATCCTACAGCTAGTTGAGGCAATATATATAGACACCTGCATCTGGCCGGTGCCCTAACGTGAAGGCGCTGTATCGATCAGCTAAATCAATCAGTTTCTTAATCAGGACCTAGAGCCAAGTCACGAATTCTGATCTGATCTGGCTGTCCTCGTACTATGATCTGGCTGGCAGCTAATTAATGTGTTGTTAAAATATCCAAACACCATGGGCCCCCATGTGCCTTGCTTCGCTTGATAGCTTTATAATCCCATGCGTCCCCGGCTGAGCTGCTGCACAAATCACTTGCTCTAGCTTCAATTAAGGAGCTAGGCAAGAACCACACAAGCTAGTGAGGCTGGGAGATCGAGCAATTAGCAATGGCAGAGTTCGCGCTTGGGTTGACCAAGTCGGCGGTGGAGGGGACGATAAGCAGGGTGAAGTCGGCGATTGACGAGGAGGGTAAGCAAAGGGTGCGTGTTCAGGACGACCTGGTGTTCATCACCGGGGAGTTTGAAATGATGCAGTCCTTTCTTGGCGTCGCCAATGCCGAGCGCGCCAATAACCCggtggtgcggacatgggtgaagCAGCTCCGTGACCTGGCCTTCGATGTCGAGGACTGTGTTGAGTTCGTCATCCACCTTGACAAACCGGCACGCTGGGACTGGGTCCGGCGCTTCACCTCGTCCGTCATCTGCATCGCAAGGCCGCCGCTGCCCCTGGATGTGGCGGTTGCAGACATCAAGCGGCTCAAGACCAGGGTGGAGGATGTAAGCCAGAGGAACACACGCTACAACCTCATCGGTGACTCCGGCTCAAGCTCCAACTCTGCCGTTACTGTTGTCTCCACTCCGGCAGTAGAGCTTAAGCCGGCCGGCGCAGCATCAGCATTCCACACCCTATGCGAGGTGTGGGAGGAAGCGGGGAGGAAGCGACGCGGCACGGATGATCTCAAGAAGTTGATCTTGAGAGGAGGGGGTGACCTTGAAGTCATCTCCCTATGGGGAGGTCAAGAGGCTGCACATCTTGAGGTTATTAAGGAGGCCTACAATGATCCACAGATCTGCCAAGAATTCTGTATCCGTGCACGGGTAAAGCTGCTGCATCCATTCAACCTTGACGAGTTCCTCAAGAGCTTGCTCACTCAGTTCAACTCGGCGGCCTCCCTTCACCGACAAAGGAGCTCTGGGCATTCTCACATCCAGATCCAGGCAACGGATGGCGTATGTGAGAATGACCAGCTCATGCGCCATGTGACAGAGCATAGGTATCTCGTCATCCTGGAAGATGTATGCACTGCGGCAGAGTGGGATGACATCAGAAAGTATCTGCCGGGCAGTAAGAATGGCAGCCGGATAGTCGTGTCAGCGAAGCAATTGGGGCTTGCGGTTTCCTGCGTGCGGAAGTCGTACCAACTAGCGGAGCTCCAAAAGTTCTCTCATGGTCAATCTCTTTGTGCATTCATCAACAAGGTATgcagttttcttttccttttgcaaaAACATCCAATCTATTTATCAAACATCATGGCAGTAAAAAATATATCAGAATTAACAGAAATTACATCCATATTCGTaggccacctagcgacgactacaagcactaaacAACTGTAATAGTATATTACCATAGAAATGCATAGCATTTGGTTAAACTAATTATTAAAAATAATATCAGAATGCCAATTTTCACATACCCAGTGAAATCCATATAGCTCTAATAATATTTTTACCTTGGCCTCCGTATCACCTCGAATAGCTTAGTTACTtattactagcaaacatgcccgtgcgttgcaacaggagagaaAAAATTTACACGCTAGCCAAAATAAGTTTGACTCAATACCTTGACATATGAGCGTTCTCTATTTTAACACAGTGACTCGCGATGTTGCGAACATGTTTTATAATTTGCGAATAGTTTTGTAAAATCTAATATTTATTGAAACTGCGAAATTTTTATGATTTCCCACACATttctgaattcacaaacatttatgatttctcaaatatgtttttcaaaatttgcaatgttttgaaatttggaaatattgaattaatttaaagaaggaaaaaacaaaaaaagaagtgagcaaataaaagaaaaagacaaaagatGAAATGAAAAAAATAGGGGAGTCACGCCTGCGTGCCGGCCGATGAACACGCACCGGGGGAGGGGAGGTGCATCacaaaaagaggggggggggggggatctgcAGAACCTGAGGATAAAGAATTACACTCTagccaaataagtatgactcaataccCTGGCATATGAGCGTCCTCTATTTTGACACAATGACTCGTCATGTTGCAACTTATCTTTCTTCCAACCCTTGCTGATGATAGATGTGATATCCATGTGATCGCAATGTAGTCGACATGGTAAATCCCAAGGCAATGAGCTTGCCATTGCACGGCACACTTTTAAACTTTGAAAACAAATCTCATCGACCACAAACTTGCAATTTTTTTTGAGTTTTTCAATATCTTCTAAAATTTCGTGGACATTTTTGTCATATTCACGAATTTGTTTTGAATACACGAttatttttcaaaatcatgaacatagtCTTATTTCCTgtcatttttttccaaattttgatttttttaataatttgcgaACACTCTTCTAAAATCACTAATATTTTTAAAACTGCGATTTTTTTATGATGTCCCACACATTTTTCAAATCACAAATATTTTATGATTTCTTGAACGTGATTTAAATTTTTTGCAATGTTTTGAAATTTGGAaatctcaaattaatttaaaaaaggAATATATATTTTGGAATATTTTGTCCCAAACCCTTATTCTGCTAACATCACCGTGCGCCCCCACCTGCCTCCTACTCCTCCGGCGCACAACACCTCCATCTGCCCACGATTCCCCTTCCCCCGATCTACTTTCTGCTCCGCCAGCGCCGCCCTCCCCCCATCACCTTATTCCCCCACCGGCGCCGCCCTACATCGATCGACCTTCTTCCCCTGCCGGCGCCGCCCTCCCCCCATCCAACTTCTTCCCAGCCGGCGCGGCCCTCCCCCAATCCACCTTCTTCCCACGCCGGCCCCGACCTCCTCGATCCACCTTCTTCCCCCGTCGGCGCCGCCCCACCCGTACCTGCTTCTTCCCCCGCCGGCGCCGCAGGGCTGCACCTCCGAGTGCCCTCAGCTTGGTCTCCCGTCGCCCCTGCCCACCGTCACCCATCCCCCACGCCCGGATCCGCAGCTCCTCCTCGATGTGGATCAAGCCTGTGTCGCCGGACCACTTCTCCTGGCCTACCTCCCTCCGCTTCTGTCACGGGACGGCGACCGGCCATAGCGACGACGGGCTTTGCCTCTCTCGCTTGACATCCGCAGCGGAGGCGCAGCTCCTCCCCCGCGCAGCCCAGGTGCTCCCTTCCTCCACCCTGCTTCCCCGTCATTGCAAAGTTGACAAAAAGCGCCAGGTAGCCATGGAGTTTTCATCTTTGTTTTTTGATTTCCTTCCCAATTCCTTTCTTGCACTGCAGTTCGCTCTGCCCACTATGTCCATCCCCTCGCATGGCGTGCAGTTTCCCGGTGGTGCGCTGGTGGTTTCCCCAAGTTCAGTAGCTACTTGCCCATGTTGTCGTTTGAGTTCGCTGGAGGGACAGAGGAGGTGCTCTCGTGAGGGGAAGCCGGCATCGTGACCATGCCGTCCAAATGGCACCGCACTGCAATCCCACTTCTTCACTGTGTTCTGGTGCCGAAAAAATTTTCAGGGACCCAAAAATTCTTTTCAATTTATGTTTGATGTGCACACAGTAACGCAGGAGAAGAGAGCAGATCGCACCCCCGCAGGGCCACCAAGTTCGTGGTTCGCCGCCCCTCTGTCCCCCTCTTCCACCTCCCATCCTCCGTCGCTGGAGCAGCACGGTCATGGGCGTGCAGTGCACTGCGACTCCTCGTGCAGTGCAGATCGGGCATCAGGTGGTTAGGTTGCCGGGTATGTGCAGTGAGAAGAGCCATCACATCGGATTTTTCGGACTGCTGGGCTGCCGCACCCGAGCACCTGCGTCCCGAGCCATGAGATCAAGGACGAGCAGCAGCTTGCTAGGCTTGGGAGTTAACAATTTTTTTGTGTATTTCCTGTTGATTTTGGTTGTGCAGTCCACTACGTGAGTGGAAGCAGCACACCCGTCGGCACCGTGCAGTCCCTGGGCTTGGATCTCACAATTTTGTGTGTGTTTTTCAGcttttttgttgttgattttggTCATGTCCACCGCGTGAGTGTAAGCAGCACAGCCGGCGGCACCGTGCAGTCGAGTATGTGGGTGGAAGCAAACCATGTGCACGACGCAAGCGTTTCGTGCGGTGCGGACGTGCAGTTCGCCGGCGACGACGCCCTGGAACAGTAGCCGCCCATGCGCAATTCAGAAAGAGCTTCTTTTGCTCTTTTTTTCTGTAGATTTCTAACAACATTTATTGCTCTGTATGCTACCCAAGTTTGTTGCTCCACTGTGTATATTACCTGCTTGCTCGTGATGGACATTTGTTGGTTCATTGTGCTAGCCAATCATTTCACTACTGCAGTATGTTTCAACTTATGAGGTTCCATCAGTCTGCGAAAATGCATTCTTTCATGCACATTGCCCTGTTGAAGCTAGGGTCCAGTGCAAATGTGCAATGCTTTTGCTGGGAAAACTTGTTGCTGTAGTACTAAGCATGCAGCGACTGAAGCAAAGCAGTTGGTTGCTTGCTTGTTGGAGATCTCAGTCGGTCAGGTCAGTGCAGCAAAAGTAGGAGCTGGGCAAAGGTTAGCATTGACCTAGGAATTCATTTAAAAAATCATGCAGATGCGGTGCACTTTGGTCTTGAAAAAAGTCTACTATGAAGGACTCTTCAGTACAGTCCATTTCAAACAAAATGTacttaaaaaacatgcaaaaaatgcaGTGCACTTTGGTCTGAAAAAAGTCCACTACGAAGGACTTTTCAATACACACATTTTAAAATaaaaatgcatttaaaaaatcATGCAAACGCAGTGCGCTCTGGTCTTGAAAAAAGTCCACTACGAAGGACTTTTGTACAATCCATTTAAAACAAAAAATGCATTTAGAAACCATGCAGCTCGCTTGCCCCGTtgcccgtccgatgcagtgcggttttcattctgaagcagtgcggtcggccgtatgatgttcatcccgtaagtgcaaaaaaattgttacgaaagcgaaaaaaagtaatgcggttcacttcttgatagtgttgtggttcattcacacccgatgtgaagtgcactctactttctcgtccttgaaaaaaaataagtttgaataaaagaaaccatgcaattctcttacccgtatgatgcagtgcggtttttcgttcgttgcagtgcggttttcagtcggatgaagtacccacgtcgatctGAGTGtcacgaaaaacagagtgtccgcatttcggtaaattcgaaattcctcttaaaccgtaaagaattagaaagagtgttctacatgaaagagttgcgcATCGTCGATAtatttccaacggcgtatcgtttgaatcattccgaccagctgTTTACAAAAATTTCGCCAAAAACGGCCgatgccactcgtcgtccgccgcacaattttcaaaattaacttaaaaccgtaaggaatttcaaaactatttcaacatatgaaagttgcgcctcgttcgtagctttccaacggcgtatcgcacgcctcgtttcgacaaacggttcaaaaactggagggAAAACATTAtcaaaaatttaaatttttttgaaaaacagaattccgcgatttagtaaatttgaaactgctcttaaaccgtaaggaattagagaaaaatttatatatgaaaaagatgcgcctctaCAATATCTATCCTATGGCGGAacgtttgcttcattccgacgagcggtttagaagaaatcacgaaaaaacgctcgctgccactcgtcatgggccgcaccattttcaaaactgctcttaaaccgtgtgtaatctcgaaaagtgttcaacatgtcgaagttgcgcctaatccatagcttttcaacggtatattacacgcctcattccgataaacggttaaaaaattagagcgaaaatagtaccgaaaaaaataacgcgtgcagtgtTTTTCgccgagaagttcactcgtgtgagtactgcagcacacttgggtcaaagaatgacgtgcacttgcgttcagcgtgcagtggaaagtggtgtgcagaatagttattctgctaatattagcggaatagaccgtctgtatatatatatatatatatatatatatatatatatatatatatatatatatatatataccccttcCAATGACATCGCCCCGAGACCCTTTTAATGGATTACTTTTGCCCATCTTCATCCCTCTCAttcgcaaaaataaaaatatatagaaaTACGAGTGCAAGAAATATATAAAGAACAACAATTATTTGTATGCATATCTTCCCATTTTGTAAAACTTAACAAGTTTTCAGTCTAGCCCATCATAAAGCTTTGTCAATCGACATTTTCAAGGCATCATATCCGAAGGCATGAGGTTTCATCTCTAATCTAAAGTGAACAATAAACATATATTAAAAAAAGCTCCATATACAATTGGTCGTTTGCTAAATGCAAGCATGTGACCATTTCTAGTCGGGAGTGAGTAGCATTGTGCTTTTTAGTAAAGTGAGTCGCATCTCAATCCTTGTTAGAAATGACTTGTTAGGGTAGATGATATTTTTCACTAATATACAAATAGTATGTGATATTTCTCTCATAGCAAAGAGGTGATTTCCCCTATAAAAAAGCAAACAGCCAATCCTTTTTTTCTTATTAAAAAAGGCAATTTACTCTTTCGCTCTATCGCCACACTACAGAACACTCACACTCACTTCTCATTCCCCCGGCCTGCTCTCCTCGCCATGGCGTCGCCTCCGCCACTGTTGTCTTCCCTTGATACCACGGCATTCGGCATGTACGTTCCTCTCACCATAGTCTCCCCATCCCACAGTGTCGCCCGCCCCCTCCTATGTATCCAAAGCCGATTCCCGATGCCAAGGAGTGCACATCATCGTAGCAGAGGGCGACCATTACATTGTGTTTTTGCGTCCATGGTATACGAAATATATATCATGTGATCCTTTCGCCTCTTTTTCTGTCTCCTTATATCAATATTGCAAGGTTTTTTTAGGCCTCAAAAATATTGTTGTCATTTTTTGTTGATTGCTGATATCTTACTTAGAAGGGTgcatttccagcctcaagatagcTAATATCTTATTTAGAAGGATGCTTGCATTTCTTGCTTGACAAAGCAGCGGTTGGTGCAGGTGTGGGGTCCAATGGATCTCTGGTACTTCCCTCGCCGCGAGCCCTTCGACATGGACGGCCACAATGACCAAAAGGATGACGAGGCCAGCGGAGTAGAGTCATGTGGAGCGAGATCGGCCTCTAGTTACGCAAAAAAACATGTATAGTAAATAGACACGAAAAGGCTATGTGAGGTTATCCGAAAATCAGATAAAAAGGTTGCATGGAGGTGTTTTCTTCCTGGTTGAATCATGGTTTGATCTTCCTGGTTGGATCTGACGACATTGACGGTCGAGTAGCGATCCCCTCTCGGAGGTGTTTTCTTCGAGTGTTGTAGATGATGGGGCTCAGCGCATGCGGGGCTGTGCCAACAGGCATTTCCATGTGAGTAGGTTTGTGGCATTGTAGACGATGTTGAATGTAGTCATGCCTGAGATGAAGCTTGGCATAGTAGTCATTGAGCAATAACAGATTGTCTCTTCTTGTTAAATTATTTGGTGCTTATGAATGTAGTTGGAGACCGTCGATAATTGAGTCAAGATATGAAAGGTTCTAACTGTGTAGGTGGAGAACAATCTCACCGGCGGATGATCTCAGAGGTATCGTGACATACACGATCAGCAAAAGATGAGAAAATGTCATCCCAAATGAAAACgaaatccatatatatatatatatagacgagGGGATCATGACACTTCCACTTCAACCAAGAACCTAGTCTACACTAGTACGTATAAAGTTACGAGTTGCTGAAATCCAAACGATCTCAACCATCCGACGCAATCAAGCCCAAGGACTGATGATGAATTTATTGAAAAGGTAAAAATGATGACACATGTGCGACCTGGTTTCCTGAAATCAGCAAATGATAGACATCACAGTGTACTGCCATACGGTTCTTCCGCTAATCTACTATAGAGAGTTcagtatttttttcttcttcttgagcGAAATGAGTTTGATCTTGTTGTTTGGCAGATTCGTCCGGATGCCCCTGAAAAACTTGACCAACGGGTCGACAGAAGCATCACCATCTCGGCGTATGATTTCGGTAAGCCTGAGGTTGTTGCACTTGAAATGTGCCAGGTCCTTAGAATATGATTGGCGGCGTTTCATCACCTCCTTTGCCGATTGGAAATCCGAGACCAGTTGAGCAGCGCAGAGGAATGGAACACCAATATATTACGGAATGTTTCGAGCTATGGTAATTAATTGTTGATGAAAGAAGTAGCTGACCTTGCAATGGCGCAGAGTGAGCTTCTGCAGGTTAGGCGAGTTGTGCAGGTATTCGCGCAGCCCGAGGAAGTCGTCGTTGATAAATCCCCCGTCCAGAGAAAAGCTTGTAAGGTTCTCAAACTCGAATACAGGAAAGCTCGAGATTTTCCACCGCGTACTCGCCATCGACTATGGTCAATTTCTGGAGGGAGGAGGAGATGATCTTAGCATTGCTGGTGAGCGAGAGGCAGCACATGTTCAGTTTCAGGTCCTCGAGAGCAGGGCAGCCGGAGCTGCTGATGTGGCTCGCAAGGTCATTCAGTTGCAACTGCAGGCAGGAAAGATGCAACTTTCTGAGCCGGCGGGGCCATGCATCTTGACCTATGTCGCGACGGAGCCAACGGTCGCCGACGACAACGGTGACCCCGTGCAGCCGGAGCTCATCCAGGAGCGCAAACTCATGGCCGCGCAGGAGGTTGGCTGTGAAAGTGTGAAGTCGTCAAAACCGCGGCGGGTATACCTACGGTCGATTTCGAGGCACGGCACGGCGCTCCAGAGGCGCCTCCACCTCGTGGACAGCACGCACGTCCGCACCGTCTGCTGGGCCTTGAGGCGCGACAGGATGACGCAGAGGAGGTCGTCCGGCAGCGCGCTCAGCCGGTCATCGCCCGCATCACCGCCGGCGCCGTCGTCTGCATGGCGTGGACGCTTCGGCTCGGCGGAGGCGTCTGTGGAGCCAAGCATGTCGGTTGTTCTTGATTGCTGCGCGCGTAGGTAGGGGAGACGACTAATCTGCTGGGTgtcgctgcgccgccgccgccgcgccgccatgacCGTGGAGAAAGATGGGGATCGGGGGTATGAGAGAGGCTAAATGGGCGTTGGGTTTGGGGCCCTTTCTGGTGGCCCCCTTCTGATATTTCATTTTTCTTTCCTTTCAAAGTTTTTTTTTCTATCCCCCCTTTTCTATATTTCCTTTTTATACTTTCTTATGTTATTATTTCGTTCCCCATTTGCACTTGTCAATGTTAAATGTCTTTTGTGGTTTTCTAGAACTGTCCTATAATAGTtgtgaacaattgcatcattttaTTCGACAGCAAAAACAATTTTATCTTCCAACCATTTTGAAGAGTCATGGGAACATTTTGTTTGAGAAGCACGATCATTTTAATTTTAGGTACATAAATGGAGGAATCTCGTTAGTGTTTTTCAGTCACCTTTGTGTGCTAGTACTTACTTTCCGCACCGAGCAACtccaaccactagtagaaaacagggctttggttcaggccgggcaaacccattagtcccggttcagcccagaaccgggacccatgggggcataggtcccggttcatgaggccaaggggccggccgggccattgtggggcattggtcccggttcgaggctccaaccgggaccaatgtgcctcgctcttggcccaccaccattggtcccggttggtgggttGAATCGGGACCAAAAAGtgtcctttagtcctggttccagccacgaaccgagaccaatgatATGCATGTATATACCCCTTGTTCGcgagcagagcagtggagtgctctatTTTTTTGGAAGAGGTGTgttgtgctctagctcacctcctatgcacatgaggtgttcggtgaaatgcccgagccacacttaagctttctcttctcgaagctccttgtccaagctccattttcctcaagatttgtctaggtttgacgGCCCGTCCTATCCCATCCCCGTTCACACCGCCGTTGatccccgcgccgatctcgtcgtctgcaccaccgtggtgagcctcttgatcttatggtaacatcccaattttcaatttggatgttatacatagatcatcatatgcatatcatttcattcttgcattttgttgtgatcctgGAAATctgaagcaactcaaggacccaaggagagagagttggaggtttcacaaaattcatatttggatttatttcaaatttgaagaaaggatcaattggattttttattttctctctagtTATTCCCAatattaaaaaaatatgagagaagataatatgacttcttcaatctaagagaaatattggagaaagaattttaaaatcaaattatgattttattggtattttatttgaattataaaAATATTGCACGTTTGAAAACTGcatcttagtccagaaaaatgttcatcttgtcgtaaatattaggtttggacggtgaatttttttctggaatttttagaattttcctcgcggcgaaattgtttaaaaaaaagtttcggaccaactgggccgaagcccagccggcccagcaagccGGCCCAGCGCCCGACCGCCTCATCCCCGAGCGCGAGACGAATCCCGCCGCTACACGCTGCCGAGTCAGGCTAAGACTCCGCGCGCCGTCGCCCCGTCCTCCAAGCTGCGCACCCCCCGGAGGCTTTATAAGCAGCCCCGAGGtcaccgcctcctcctcgtctcGCCAATGCCGCCCCGCAGTCtcgccaccagcgccgccgccgcctcgccaccagcgccgccgccgctgagcgccaccgccgccgaagccctccaccgccgccccgcgcgctgccgccaccgccgccgctcgccgccccgccTCCCGACGCCCGCGCCATCGCCCGCCGCTGCCGAGTCGCTGTCGTTGCCGTCGACGGCGAACCGGTATGAACCAATTTATTTTTCTCCATTTTTCTTTTATTTGGTTTAGTTAGATCGGTTTTTTAGGGTTTACTTATTTAACGAACGATCGTTCGtccattcattttaacgaacggttttcgtcgtatAAGTTCTGTTAGCGAATGTTCGTACCGTAGTATTTTTCTTTTAGTTTATTTTTCGgacagggacctatccgcgaatagttttctaGTGATTTAGCCCCTAatctttaaactagcataactttttactcgtttatccaaattagatgaaaccatcgCCTAAATTTTCGTATCGTTCTGTTCTTTCTAGTTAACGAATTTGAAtatgattttggtactataaaatttgagtttagtccagattaataaatgatcttgtttcgttcgtatcttGAGTTATGTTTCTTCGTttgtgttgaatctttttgcaaatcgtagctaataaCATGTACCTACTGTTAGGATCTAATCCACGTGATAATATTGCTGTTAGGTTTTACTTTTGTTAGTTTAAGCcttttgcttgtttcgtgtttgatttcgATCTTTTCTCGGTTTCCTTGTTGCTTAGTTTGAGTGATTTCtaatgtatgctactgtttgtttatgctagattacccggagtgtgaagcttgttactacgaatctctagagtttgcagatcgtcagcatgGCAAGTTACACTTcgatcatactctttcatacccagtttttactatgcattagtatcactcctcaaacaattgcatgagtaggattgggaacatgtggtttggttgtagtacttgaggtaggaaacTAATACCTTTTGATAACCCcgagaatatacgttatgcttattattgcttagccatgctcgtagacggggattggatcatgattcacacatggaagtttgagagttattttaatcaTGGTTAACATTAAGGTgcctactttaacacacatctgggtggattggttgcaggcacctggggaatccagtgttgtcctaggagatcccagagtacccatgtgatcatcctatggaatgccacctaggctcaaagggatcgtaagattattcatgctagaaacttccgtgtgcagccacaagccattatgggctctggcatagttgagtaagttgtgtgagctctcgaagaggtggactagcagatgtaggggaaagtaggtgtattggtctgcccggagtagagagtaagtgcttcagaaagactatgtctcgatcatccgatcatggatgctgtcgagtcttgtggggaaaagtgcgcaaa comes from Triticum aestivum cultivar Chinese Spring chromosome 5B, IWGSC CS RefSeq v2.1, whole genome shotgun sequence and encodes:
- the LOC123115363 gene encoding leucine-rich repeat extensin-like protein 5, producing MVNPKAMSLPLHAPPSPHHLIPPPAPPYIDRPSSPAGAALPPSNFFPAGAALPQSTFFPRRPRPPRSTFFPRRRRPTRTCFFPRRRRRAAPPSALSLVSRRPCPPSPIPHARIRSSSSMWIKPVSPDHFSWPTSLRFCHGTATGHSDDGLCLSRLTSAAEAQLLPRAAQFALPTMSIPSHGVQFPGGALVVSPSSVATCPCCRLSSLEGQRRCSREGKPAS
- the LOC123117879 gene encoding disease resistance protein Pik-2-like, producing the protein MAEFALGLTKSAVEGTISRVKSAIDEEGKQRVRVQDDLVFITGEFEMMQSFLGVANAERANNPVVRTWVKQLRDLAFDVEDCVEFVIHLDKPARWDWVRRFTSSVICIARPPLPLDVAVADIKRLKTRVEDVSQRNTRYNLIGDSGSSSNSAVTVVSTPAVELKPAGAASAFHTLCEVWEEAGRKRRGTDDLKKLILRGGGDLEVISLWGGQEAAHLEVIKEAYNDPQICQEFCIRARVKLLHPFNLDEFLKSLLTQFNSAASLHRQRSSGHSHIQIQATDGVCENDQLMRHVTEHRYLVILEDVCTAAEWDDIRKYLPGSKNGSRIVVSAKQLGLAVSCVRKSYQLAELQKFSHGQSLCAFINKVCSFLFLLQKHPIYLSNIMAVKNISELTEITSIFVGHLATTTSTKQL